The Sulfitobacter donghicola DSW-25 = KCTC 12864 = JCM 14565 genome has a segment encoding these proteins:
- a CDS encoding cold-shock protein: MTELDETGPAPMRVNGTVKWFDPVKGFGFVLSEDGGADILLHVNVLRNFGQSSVADGSKVKLVAQKTERGVQASEILTISPPEGVQTTLTDIVELDHEEIANSPMVAARIKWFDKAKGFGFANVFGKSEDVFVHMDVLRQSGLSDLAPGEAIAMRVIDGKRGRMAAEVKAWETIIIADDSSSSD; encoded by the coding sequence ATGACAGAGTTAGATGAAACAGGGCCCGCGCCAATGCGGGTGAATGGCACAGTAAAATGGTTTGATCCCGTAAAGGGATTTGGGTTCGTCCTCTCAGAGGATGGCGGAGCCGATATTTTGCTACATGTTAATGTCCTGCGAAACTTTGGCCAAAGTTCGGTCGCGGATGGATCCAAAGTTAAGTTGGTGGCGCAAAAGACCGAGCGGGGGGTGCAAGCCAGCGAAATCCTGACGATCTCACCGCCTGAGGGCGTGCAGACAACGCTGACTGATATTGTCGAGCTGGATCATGAGGAAATCGCAAATAGCCCGATGGTGGCTGCCCGCATAAAATGGTTCGACAAGGCAAAAGGGTTCGGGTTTGCGAATGTCTTTGGCAAAAGCGAAGATGTCTTTGTGCATATGGATGTGCTGCGTCAATCCGGCCTGTCTGATCTGGCCCCCGGCGAAGCCATCGCGATGCGCGTAATTGATGGTAAACGAGGCCGCATGGCCGCAGAGGTAAAAGCGTGGGAAACAATCATCATAGCCGACGACAGTTCATCCTCGGACTGA
- a CDS encoding DUF192 domain-containing protein → MGNNHHSRRQFILGLTAAAGAAFPAAAKTPLSACPLNRVSITGAFGKAAFNVTVADTEETRAQGLMNVPSMPISTGMLFIYDRPQAMSFWMRNTLIELDMLFVDRFGVIQHIHHRAQPLDETVISPGDIKLTGVLEINGGLAKRLGIKAKDVLRHPSFTSLDKPWNCD, encoded by the coding sequence GTGGGAAACAATCATCATAGCCGACGACAGTTCATCCTCGGACTGACGGCCGCAGCAGGGGCCGCTTTTCCTGCGGCTGCAAAAACGCCGCTTTCGGCCTGTCCGCTGAACCGTGTCAGTATAACAGGGGCCTTTGGCAAGGCTGCGTTCAACGTTACCGTAGCCGATACAGAAGAAACGCGCGCGCAGGGGCTTATGAATGTGCCCAGCATGCCGATCAGCACAGGCATGCTGTTCATCTATGATCGCCCGCAAGCCATGAGTTTTTGGATGCGGAACACGCTGATCGAACTCGACATGTTGTTTGTGGATCGCTTTGGGGTGATTCAGCACATTCACCACCGCGCGCAGCCCTTGGACGAAACTGTGATCTCTCCAGGGGATATCAAGCTGACAGGCGTGCTGGAGATCAACGGCGGGTTGGCAAAACGACTGGGGATCAAGGCCAAGGATGTGCTGCGTCATCCTTCTTTTACGAGCCTTGATAAGCCTTGGAATTGCGACTGA